One part of the Candidatus Kouleothrix ribensis genome encodes these proteins:
- a CDS encoding sugar ABC transporter permease produces the protein MAVAAPPVSGASPRAQSIARREAITAYLFIAPYLIIAGIFTLGLLVYAFYISFTDLKSSLSQTSNFIGVTNYINAFRDNEFRISLINVFWYAVIVTTLQTIGAILLAMLLNSRLRGMRLYRTLFYAPSVASSIVISMIFLWLYLRTGWINALLGTNVAWLQDARGLFQVLFEPLGVKINSPLLKGPSITWMALMAMNIFTTIPSLMVLFLAALQDIPGYVYEAAQIDGSTGVHAFFNITLPLLRPVIVLVIVLGTIGTFQVFDQSFVMTKGGPLKTTLTPVLLIYNKTLGEATSANASLAAAMAFILAAIIFALTYFQRRFIESSSERF, from the coding sequence ATGGCAGTGGCAGCACCACCAGTATCGGGGGCTTCGCCGCGTGCTCAAAGCATCGCACGGCGCGAAGCGATCACCGCCTACCTCTTCATCGCGCCCTACCTGATCATCGCCGGAATTTTCACGCTTGGCCTGCTGGTGTATGCGTTCTACATCAGCTTCACCGATCTCAAATCATCGCTCTCGCAGACCTCGAACTTCATCGGGGTTACTAACTACATCAATGCCTTTCGCGACAACGAGTTTCGGATCTCGCTGATCAACGTCTTCTGGTATGCGGTGATCGTCACCACGCTGCAGACGATTGGCGCGATCTTGCTGGCCATGCTGCTGAACAGCAGGCTGCGCGGTATGCGCCTATACCGCACGCTGTTCTACGCGCCCAGCGTCGCCTCATCGATCGTGATCTCGATGATCTTCCTGTGGCTCTACTTGCGCACCGGCTGGATCAACGCCCTGCTGGGCACCAACGTGGCCTGGCTGCAAGACGCGCGCGGCCTGTTCCAGGTACTATTCGAGCCGCTGGGTGTCAAGATCAACTCGCCGCTGCTCAAAGGCCCAAGCATCACCTGGATGGCGCTGATGGCCATGAATATCTTCACCACCATCCCGTCGCTGATGGTGCTGTTCCTGGCGGCCCTGCAAGACATCCCCGGCTATGTCTACGAGGCGGCCCAGATCGACGGCTCGACCGGCGTCCACGCCTTCTTCAATATTACGCTGCCGCTGCTGCGCCCGGTGATCGTGCTGGTGATTGTGCTCGGCACGATCGGCACCTTCCAGGTATTCGACCAGTCGTTTGTGATGACCAAAGGTGGCCCACTGAAGACCACGCTCACGCCGGTGCTGCTGATCTATAACAAAACGCTGGGCGAGGCCACCAGCGCGAATGCCAGCCTGGCGGCGGCGATGGCCTTTATCCTGGCGGCAATCATCTTCGCGCTGACGTACTTCCAGCGCCGTTTTATCGAAAGCTCGAGCGAGCGCTTCTAG
- a CDS encoding extracellular solute-binding protein — MSSRKRISVFVLLLALIVPVLAACGGTAAAPTAAPAPVAEATAAPAPVAEATTAPAPTAMAEPTAMAEPTKAAEAGGAMAGAPKIAVEDGAELRVSSWGNPSEQKVNTDAFARFNAMYPNVKIKYEPQPDNFQTKIKADFAGNTEPDVFYLDSSLMTALAPNNLLLPLDAALAEGGVKTSDYAGDLVSLFQADGKTYALPKDQGSLALFINNDIAQKAGVDPASLKTWDDVTAAAKKMTSGEGPAKINGMCLNRDIQRIGAFMLQAGNPIVENGKAAITQDSAVKALEWWYGFKKDGTGEEAQEQGAGWCGEAFGKQTSAMAVEGGWMLPFLADANNGFQNIKFTAVALPIPTGGKQSTLVFTNGWAASVRTKYPKAAAALVLFLTSAANQKPILETGFALPTIKSLLTDPYFDKNPNAKVLADAPSYGRVADLVFGGPAKKDDVIKPLNDAMERVFTGAQDIKGALEQGAQEADAVLSQ; from the coding sequence ATGTCATCTCGCAAACGAATCAGCGTCTTCGTACTGCTTCTGGCGCTGATTGTTCCGGTTCTGGCAGCCTGTGGCGGCACTGCCGCAGCGCCCACCGCCGCGCCGGCGCCGGTTGCCGAAGCCACCGCCGCGCCAGCGCCGGTTGCCGAAGCCACTACCGCGCCAGCACCCACCGCCATGGCCGAACCCACCGCCATGGCCGAGCCGACGAAAGCCGCCGAGGCCGGCGGCGCAATGGCCGGCGCACCCAAGATCGCGGTCGAAGATGGCGCCGAGCTGCGCGTCTCGAGCTGGGGCAACCCATCCGAGCAGAAGGTCAATACCGACGCATTCGCGCGCTTCAACGCAATGTACCCGAACGTCAAGATCAAATACGAGCCGCAGCCCGATAACTTCCAGACCAAGATCAAGGCCGACTTTGCCGGTAACACCGAGCCGGATGTGTTCTACCTCGACTCGTCGCTGATGACCGCGCTGGCCCCGAACAACCTGCTGCTGCCGCTCGACGCCGCGCTGGCCGAGGGCGGTGTGAAGACCAGCGACTACGCCGGCGATCTGGTATCGCTATTCCAGGCCGACGGCAAGACCTACGCGCTGCCGAAGGACCAGGGTTCGCTGGCGTTGTTCATCAACAACGACATCGCCCAGAAGGCCGGCGTCGACCCGGCCAGCCTGAAGACCTGGGATGACGTGACGGCGGCCGCCAAGAAGATGACCTCGGGCGAAGGCCCGGCCAAGATCAACGGCATGTGCCTCAACCGCGACATCCAGCGCATCGGCGCGTTCATGCTGCAGGCCGGCAACCCGATCGTCGAGAATGGTAAGGCGGCCATCACCCAGGACAGCGCGGTGAAGGCGCTTGAGTGGTGGTATGGCTTCAAGAAAGACGGCACCGGCGAGGAGGCGCAGGAGCAGGGCGCCGGCTGGTGTGGCGAGGCCTTCGGCAAGCAAACCTCGGCCATGGCCGTCGAGGGCGGCTGGATGCTGCCGTTCCTGGCCGATGCGAACAACGGCTTCCAGAATATCAAGTTCACCGCCGTGGCGCTGCCGATCCCGACCGGCGGCAAGCAATCGACGCTGGTATTCACCAACGGCTGGGCCGCCTCGGTGCGCACCAAGTACCCCAAGGCCGCCGCAGCGCTGGTGCTGTTCCTGACCAGCGCCGCGAACCAGAAGCCGATCCTCGAGACCGGCTTCGCGCTGCCGACGATCAAGAGCCTGTTGACCGACCCGTACTTCGATAAGAATCCCAACGCCAAGGTGCTGGCCGACGCGCCATCGTATGGCAGGGTGGCCGATCTGGTCTTCGGTGGCCCGGCCAAGAAGGACGACGTGATCAAGCCGCTGAACGACGCCATGGAGCGCGTGTTCACCGGCGCGCAAGACATCAAGGGCGCGCTTGAGCAGGGTGCTCAAGAGGCCGACGCCGTATTGAGCCAGTAG
- a CDS encoding glycoside hydrolase family 65 protein yields MADQDVLLPFAWTNDSRWLIEVHGFDPALEPTIEAVCALVNGYSGTRAALEEGTAVSRPASFIAGVFNTPEQPQTPELEAPISELVVVPDWSRVQISVEGHSLRLDQAELLSQRRVLDMRQGVLLREWRVRDAAGRITSLRSLRFASLADRHALVQQLVLTPENYSGRIVLDSLVDGQVTNDNAIVHLAPIEARTIAHGQLLTMRTRQSAYTLAFASHASLQAAAGAAIPGAVLLADRAVGMRWEWQARPGQSYELHKLVACVTSRDTAQPARAAPLMLEHLIAAGGPALLAAQSRAWAQRWAAADVQITGADETQRQVRFALYHLIGAAHPDERASVGARALTGERYRGHVFWDTETFVWPFYLFTEPNTARALLMYRYHTLAGARNKARALGYRGALYAWESTDTGEETTPPFITVPGLGRQAILTGVEEHHLAADIAYAIEQYRQASGDDQFFREYGAEMLLEIARFWASRATLGDDGRYHILRVIGPDEYHDSVDDNAYTNVMAQWTLRRGLAAVAELARDHPERWAALSLKLGLADDELALWRAVADALVTGFDPATGLFEQFAGYYRLRAIDLSDHDTAAQTLDVKLGWPTLQTLQALKQADVVMLIFLLWDNFTPEVRAANFQFYEPRTTHDSSLSPSFHALVAARLGDVALADRYLRQAARIDLDFTRKGWAGASGGVHIAALGGIWQALAFGFLGLRPSDQGLRFVPQIPSQWAELRMPICWRGRQLRVVARPGALAVTLAAGEPLALAIGDGAWQQLAAGETLHG; encoded by the coding sequence ATGGCCGATCAAGACGTGTTGCTACCATTCGCATGGACTAACGACTCGCGCTGGTTGATCGAGGTGCATGGGTTCGACCCGGCGCTCGAGCCGACGATCGAGGCAGTCTGCGCGCTGGTAAACGGCTACAGCGGCACGCGCGCCGCGCTCGAAGAGGGTACCGCGGTGTCGCGCCCGGCAAGCTTCATCGCCGGGGTATTCAATACGCCCGAGCAGCCCCAAACGCCCGAGCTCGAGGCGCCGATCTCCGAGCTGGTTGTTGTGCCCGACTGGTCGCGCGTGCAGATCAGCGTCGAGGGCCACAGCCTGCGGCTCGATCAGGCCGAGCTGCTGAGCCAGCGCCGCGTACTCGATATGCGCCAGGGTGTGCTGCTGCGCGAGTGGCGTGTGCGCGATGCGGCCGGCCGGATCACCAGCCTGCGCAGCCTGCGCTTTGCGTCGCTGGCCGATCGGCACGCACTGGTGCAGCAGCTGGTGCTCACGCCCGAGAACTATAGCGGCCGCATCGTGCTCGATAGCCTGGTCGATGGGCAGGTGACTAACGACAATGCGATCGTCCACCTTGCGCCGATCGAAGCGCGCACCATCGCGCATGGCCAGCTGCTCACCATGCGCACACGTCAGTCGGCCTACACCCTGGCGTTCGCCAGCCACGCCAGCCTGCAGGCTGCGGCCGGTGCGGCCATCCCCGGCGCGGTGCTGCTCGCCGACCGGGCAGTAGGCATGCGCTGGGAGTGGCAGGCCCGGCCAGGCCAATCCTACGAGCTGCACAAGCTGGTGGCCTGCGTCACCTCGCGCGATACCGCGCAGCCGGCGCGGGCGGCGCCGCTGATGCTCGAGCACCTGATCGCCGCCGGTGGCCCCGCGCTGCTCGCGGCCCAGTCGCGCGCATGGGCGCAGCGCTGGGCTGCCGCCGACGTGCAGATCACCGGTGCCGACGAGACGCAGCGCCAGGTGCGCTTTGCGCTCTACCACCTGATCGGCGCCGCGCACCCCGACGAGCGCGCCTCGGTGGGCGCGCGCGCCCTCACCGGCGAGCGCTACCGCGGCCACGTATTCTGGGATACCGAGACGTTCGTATGGCCGTTTTACCTGTTTACCGAGCCAAATACCGCCCGCGCGCTGCTGATGTATCGCTACCACACGCTGGCCGGTGCGCGCAACAAAGCCCGCGCGCTGGGCTACCGCGGGGCGCTGTATGCCTGGGAATCGACCGATACCGGCGAGGAGACCACTCCGCCGTTCATTACCGTGCCCGGCCTGGGTCGCCAGGCCATCCTTACCGGCGTCGAAGAGCACCACCTGGCCGCCGATATCGCCTACGCGATCGAGCAGTATCGCCAGGCCAGCGGCGACGACCAGTTCTTCCGCGAGTATGGCGCCGAGATGCTGCTCGAGATCGCGCGCTTCTGGGCTAGCCGCGCCACACTCGGCGACGACGGGCGCTACCATATCCTCAGGGTGATCGGCCCCGACGAGTATCACGATTCGGTCGATGATAACGCCTACACCAACGTGATGGCGCAGTGGACGCTACGGCGTGGGCTGGCCGCCGTGGCCGAGCTGGCGCGCGATCACCCCGAGCGTTGGGCTGCGCTGAGCCTGAAGCTGGGCCTGGCCGACGACGAGCTGGCGCTATGGCGCGCAGTGGCCGACGCGCTGGTGACCGGCTTCGACCCGGCCACCGGCCTGTTCGAGCAGTTTGCCGGCTACTATCGGCTGCGCGCGATCGACCTGAGCGACCACGACACTGCCGCGCAGACGCTCGATGTGAAGCTGGGCTGGCCTACGCTGCAAACGCTCCAGGCGCTCAAGCAGGCCGACGTTGTGATGCTGATATTCCTGCTGTGGGACAATTTTACGCCCGAGGTGCGCGCGGCCAACTTCCAGTTCTACGAGCCGCGCACCACCCACGATAGCTCGCTGAGCCCGAGCTTCCACGCGCTGGTGGCCGCGCGGCTGGGCGATGTGGCGCTGGCCGACCGATACCTGCGCCAGGCCGCGCGAATCGACCTGGACTTCACGCGCAAGGGCTGGGCCGGCGCGAGTGGCGGGGTTCACATCGCGGCGCTGGGCGGAATCTGGCAGGCGCTGGCGTTTGGCTTCCTGGGCCTGCGGCCATCCGACCAGGGGCTGCGCTTCGTGCCGCAGATCCCCAGCCAGTGGGCCGAGCTGCGCATGCCGATCTGCTGGCGCGGGCGGCAGCTGCGCGTGGTAGCCCGCCCCGGTGCGCTTGCCGTAACACTCGCAGCCGGCGAGCCACTGGCGCTGGCGATCGGCGATGGCGCGTGGCAGCAGCTGGCCGCCGGCGAGACGCTGCACGGCTGA
- a CDS encoding TIGR03617 family F420-dependent LLM class oxidoreductase — translation MKLDATLAIDAAHLRDVARIVQAAEAVGFAGLWAPETQHNGFFPLLIAAEHSQSIELGTAVAIAFPRSPMVMAQNAWDLQALAGGRFILGLGTQVKAHIERRYATTWEAPVARLRDYIGALRAIWHSWQHSERLDYQGQFYKLTLMTPFFNPGPIAHPHIPIYIAGVNEGLARLAGEACDGFHAHPFHSVKYLNQVVRPQVAAGAERAGRRLADVTLASSVFAITGRNEAEIDTMRAAVREQIAFYASTPTYRVVLACHGWDDIGEQLSRLAAMKRWSQMGALISDEMLDVFAVQAPIDQIGAALRARYDGVLDRVCSYLPYLPGVLDDQWRAVAAAIQAR, via the coding sequence ATGAAGCTCGACGCAACCCTTGCGATTGACGCGGCGCACCTCCGCGATGTCGCGCGGATCGTGCAGGCCGCCGAGGCGGTGGGCTTTGCCGGCCTATGGGCACCCGAGACCCAGCATAACGGCTTTTTCCCGCTGCTGATCGCCGCCGAGCACAGCCAGTCGATCGAGCTGGGCACGGCGGTGGCGATCGCCTTCCCGCGCAGCCCCATGGTGATGGCCCAGAACGCCTGGGATCTGCAGGCGCTGGCGGGCGGGCGCTTCATCCTCGGCCTGGGCACGCAGGTCAAGGCACATATCGAGCGGCGCTATGCCACCACCTGGGAGGCGCCGGTGGCGCGGCTGCGCGACTATATCGGCGCTCTGCGCGCGATCTGGCACAGCTGGCAGCACAGCGAGCGGCTCGATTACCAGGGCCAGTTCTACAAGCTCACGCTGATGACGCCGTTCTTCAACCCCGGCCCGATCGCCCACCCACACATCCCGATCTACATCGCCGGCGTCAACGAGGGGCTGGCACGGCTGGCCGGCGAAGCCTGCGACGGCTTCCACGCCCACCCATTCCACAGCGTCAAATACCTCAACCAGGTGGTGCGGCCGCAGGTGGCCGCCGGGGCCGAGCGCGCCGGGCGCCGCCTGGCCGATGTCACGCTCGCCAGCAGCGTGTTCGCGATCACCGGCCGCAACGAGGCCGAGATCGACACAATGCGTGCGGCCGTGCGCGAGCAGATCGCCTTCTATGCCTCGACGCCGACCTACCGGGTGGTGCTGGCCTGCCACGGTTGGGACGATATCGGCGAGCAGCTCTCGCGGCTGGCGGCCATGAAGCGCTGGAGCCAGATGGGCGCGCTGATCAGCGACGAAATGCTCGACGTATTCGCGGTGCAGGCACCGATCGACCAGATCGGCGCGGCCCTGCGGGCACGCTACGACGGAGTGCTCGACCGCGTGTGCAGCTACCTGCCATACCTGCCGGGGGTACTCGACGACCAGTGGCGCGCGGTGGCGGCTGCCATCCAGGCACGATGA
- a CDS encoding carbohydrate ABC transporter permease, whose translation MAISAERRPMAVATPGSSPLELTIVGVRYVLITALAILVFMPFILSFLGTFKTNAEVTAYPPRFLPNQWHLENWANTWSIEISGAGSNVFARWFFNSFWLAIVNMTTQIFFCSLAAYAFARMRFPGKDLIFAFIIASMAIPGAITLIPGYVFYARLGWINTYLPLIIPSLVVPFGIFTLTQFFKSIPKELEEAAFIDGASRFRTYWTVALPLSRPALITLAVILFQGSWNNFTGPLLFLRDAKLLTLTVGLNFFKTQFAVEWNKILVGSMFNAIPVLVLFFIFNKYYMEGASYSGLAGQ comes from the coding sequence ATGGCGATCTCCGCAGAACGGCGCCCTATGGCAGTCGCTACACCTGGCAGCAGCCCGCTCGAGCTGACGATTGTCGGGGTGCGCTATGTGCTGATCACCGCGCTGGCCATCCTGGTGTTCATGCCGTTCATCCTGTCGTTTTTGGGCACGTTCAAAACCAACGCCGAGGTGACGGCCTACCCGCCAAGGTTTTTACCCAACCAGTGGCACCTTGAGAACTGGGCAAACACCTGGAGTATCGAGATCAGCGGCGCCGGCAGTAATGTGTTTGCGCGCTGGTTCTTCAATAGCTTCTGGCTGGCGATCGTCAATATGACCACCCAGATCTTCTTCTGCTCGCTGGCGGCCTACGCCTTCGCGCGTATGCGCTTTCCGGGCAAGGATCTGATCTTCGCATTTATTATTGCCAGCATGGCCATCCCCGGCGCGATCACGCTGATCCCCGGCTATGTGTTCTACGCCCGGCTGGGTTGGATCAATACATACCTGCCGTTGATCATCCCCTCGCTGGTGGTGCCGTTCGGGATCTTTACGCTCACGCAGTTCTTCAAGTCGATCCCGAAAGAGCTCGAGGAGGCCGCGTTTATCGATGGTGCCAGCCGCTTTCGCACCTACTGGACGGTCGCGCTGCCGCTCTCGCGCCCGGCGCTGATCACGCTGGCGGTGATCCTATTCCAGGGTTCGTGGAATAATTTCACCGGCCCGCTGCTGTTCTTGCGCGATGCCAAGCTGCTGACGCTGACCGTGGGCCTGAATTTCTTCAAGACGCAGTTCGCGGTCGAGTGGAACAAGATCCTGGTCGGCTCGATGTTCAACGCCATCCCGGTGCTGGTCTTGTTCTTCATCTTCAACAAGTATTACATGGAAGGCGCCAGCTACAGCGGGTTGGCCGGGCAATAA
- a CDS encoding HAD-IA family hydrolase, which translates to MRFQVAIFDIDGVLVDSPHEQAWRESLARLAAGPWAGSTAGYAPERFTSAVYQAYVSGKPREAGAQAALNYFGIADPDGRRVRAYCDTKQAQLLDLIERGAFTAFDDGIRLLLRLKAAGMRIVAASSSKNADLFLRRVPLDRFAAEFPVAPGATLLELFDANVNGQAVASGKPDPAIFLLAAAAVGVAPPACVVIEDAPAGVQAAKAGGMACIGVARRDDHAELRAAGADWVVRNLDDLPPGALR; encoded by the coding sequence ATGCGCTTCCAGGTGGCAATCTTCGATATCGACGGCGTGCTGGTCGATTCACCGCACGAGCAGGCCTGGCGCGAGTCGCTGGCGCGGCTGGCGGCCGGGCCGTGGGCCGGCAGCACCGCCGGCTACGCGCCCGAGCGCTTTACCAGCGCGGTGTACCAGGCCTATGTGTCGGGCAAGCCGCGCGAAGCGGGCGCACAAGCCGCACTGAACTACTTTGGCATTGCCGATCCCGACGGGCGGCGGGTGCGCGCGTACTGCGATACGAAGCAGGCCCAGCTGCTCGATCTGATCGAGCGCGGCGCGTTCACTGCCTTCGACGACGGCATCCGGCTGCTGCTGCGCCTGAAGGCCGCCGGTATGCGCATCGTCGCGGCGTCGTCGTCGAAGAATGCCGACCTGTTTCTGCGGCGCGTGCCGCTCGACCGCTTTGCCGCCGAGTTCCCGGTGGCGCCCGGCGCGACGCTGCTGGAGCTGTTCGACGCGAATGTGAACGGCCAGGCCGTGGCCAGCGGTAAGCCCGACCCGGCGATCTTTCTGCTGGCGGCAGCGGCGGTGGGCGTGGCACCGCCCGCCTGTGTGGTGATCGAAGACGCGCCGGCGGGCGTGCAGGCCGCCAAGGCCGGCGGCATGGCCTGCATCGGCGTCGCGCGCCGCGATGATCACGCCGAGCTGCGCGCGGCCGGCGCCGATTGGGTAGTGCGTAACCTCGACGACCTGCCGCCGGGCGCGCTGCGCTAA
- a CDS encoding amylo-alpha-1,6-glucosidase — MRISQHILQFGPHTLSAEGGAQAATPYFLAGRRMYSIGQIDGAIQPIGAEHLVGEMGGVWAHPVKIADGLTFALAEAAGNRLAAQHVAVIAALSHIEWRYQFAGLELRRRDFVAQEHAALVSLVSVQNTGAAPRAGALVLAAWLKFLGCWFGGLACGGGEFWLEGTQVLGYDSRWQGRWGLACGSTVAPARCDLEAQAAGCLATLAYPFELGPGATTSWEFLLTADHERGHAGARQLFGQLAGTGEQLLAETIARYQHTAFSGVALSTPDPAVDRAFALAKANLELLSAEYGPYLPAYFLAGVPEYPQLFGCDTEYSVPGATAAGFAATSKSALLALADYGRRACGRIPHEVTTNGRVFHPGNTQETPQFAIACWDYFRWTGDEAFLRLTYPLCQEGVDAYMPAMWGPHGGAYPIGDGVVERQGMGSRKLDSTCYLFGALRALGAMAEALALPHEAAQYMARAAELRQHFEQDWWIAAEGMYADSLHTDLRPQLDGHWTVVLPLQLGLAADARARQSLDRIEREWLNEWGLVHTRTAEERVWTLPTGLLALTAFRYGRPELGLRLLLNIAETTRHGMLGVFKELIPIGLCFVQLWSAGLYLQGVIEGLLGLQPLAHRHRLVIEPQLPAGWPSVQLSELAVGVHTLTLRIAHDGIELQHQAGPAPLDLRYRLPAGITLAGAGELCSDGAGAWLQVAVPPAHRLCVYLAGQRAEAQLLGLAPS, encoded by the coding sequence ATGCGCATATCGCAGCACATTCTGCAATTTGGCCCACATACGCTCAGCGCCGAGGGCGGCGCGCAGGCGGCGACGCCCTACTTTTTGGCCGGCCGCAGGATGTATAGTATCGGCCAGATCGACGGCGCGATCCAGCCAATCGGCGCCGAGCATCTGGTTGGCGAGATGGGCGGCGTCTGGGCGCACCCGGTCAAAATTGCCGACGGCCTGACCTTCGCGCTGGCCGAGGCTGCCGGCAACCGGCTGGCTGCGCAGCATGTGGCAGTGATCGCGGCGCTATCGCATATCGAATGGCGCTACCAGTTCGCCGGGCTCGAGCTGCGCCGGCGCGATTTTGTAGCCCAAGAGCACGCCGCGCTGGTGTCGCTGGTGTCGGTACAGAACACCGGCGCCGCGCCACGCGCCGGCGCGCTGGTGCTGGCAGCCTGGCTGAAGTTCCTGGGCTGCTGGTTTGGCGGCCTGGCCTGCGGCGGCGGCGAGTTCTGGCTCGAGGGCACACAGGTGCTCGGTTATGATTCGCGCTGGCAGGGCCGCTGGGGCCTGGCCTGCGGCAGCACGGTTGCGCCGGCACGCTGTGATCTCGAAGCCCAGGCCGCCGGCTGCCTGGCCACGCTGGCGTACCCCTTCGAGCTTGGGCCGGGCGCGACCACCAGCTGGGAGTTTCTGCTGACCGCCGACCACGAGCGCGGCCACGCCGGCGCCCGGCAGCTGTTCGGCCAGCTGGCCGGCACGGGCGAGCAGCTGCTGGCCGAGACGATCGCCCGCTACCAGCATACCGCCTTCAGCGGCGTGGCGCTCTCCACGCCCGATCCGGCCGTCGACCGGGCCTTCGCGCTGGCCAAGGCCAACCTCGAGCTGCTCAGCGCCGAGTACGGCCCATACCTGCCGGCCTACTTCCTGGCCGGCGTGCCCGAGTACCCGCAGCTGTTCGGCTGCGACACCGAGTATAGCGTGCCGGGTGCGACGGCAGCGGGATTCGCCGCGACCAGCAAGAGCGCGCTGCTGGCGCTGGCCGACTATGGCCGGCGCGCATGCGGCCGAATTCCGCACGAGGTTACCACCAACGGGCGTGTATTTCACCCCGGCAACACGCAGGAGACGCCGCAGTTCGCCATAGCATGCTGGGATTACTTCCGCTGGACTGGCGACGAGGCGTTTTTGCGGCTGACCTACCCGCTGTGCCAGGAAGGCGTCGACGCGTATATGCCGGCGATGTGGGGGCCACACGGCGGCGCCTACCCGATCGGCGATGGCGTGGTCGAGCGCCAGGGCATGGGCTCGCGCAAGCTCGACAGCACCTGCTACCTGTTTGGTGCGCTGCGTGCGCTGGGGGCCATGGCCGAGGCACTGGCGCTGCCGCACGAGGCTGCGCAGTATATGGCGCGCGCGGCCGAGCTGCGCCAGCATTTCGAGCAGGACTGGTGGATTGCGGCCGAGGGCATGTACGCCGACTCGTTGCATACCGACTTGCGGCCGCAGCTCGACGGCCACTGGACGGTGGTGCTGCCGCTGCAGCTGGGGCTGGCCGCCGACGCGCGCGCGCGGCAGTCGCTCGACCGGATCGAGCGCGAGTGGCTGAACGAATGGGGCCTCGTCCACACGCGCACGGCCGAGGAGCGGGTGTGGACACTCCCGACCGGGCTGCTGGCGCTGACCGCGTTTCGCTATGGCCGGCCCGAGCTGGGCCTACGGCTGCTGCTGAACATCGCCGAAACCACCCGGCATGGCATGCTGGGCGTGTTCAAAGAGCTGATCCCGATCGGCCTATGCTTCGTGCAGCTATGGTCGGCCGGGCTATACCTGCAGGGCGTGATCGAGGGCCTGCTGGGCCTGCAGCCGCTGGCACACCGGCACCGGCTGGTGATCGAACCACAGCTGCCGGCCGGCTGGCCGTCTGTGCAGTTATCCGAGCTGGCGGTTGGCGTACACACGCTCACGCTCAGGATCGCTCACGACGGGATCGAGCTGCAGCACCAGGCCGGCCCGGCGCCGCTCGACCTGCGCTACCGCCTGCCGGCTGGCATAACCCTGGCCGGCGCGGGCGAACTGTGCAGCGACGGCGCGGGTGCGTGGCTACAGGTGGCAGTGCCGCCGGCGCACAGGCTGTGCGTGTACCTGGCGGGCCAGCGGGCCGAGGCCCAGCTGCTCGGCCTTGCGCCGAGCTGA
- a CDS encoding LacI family DNA-binding transcriptional regulator, translated as MSKRTIIEIAERVGVSPATVSRALNNVPGVGPHKRSQILAVAAELNYHPNAIARSLQGQRTNTVAYVADVSNRPAADLLFKDFITVLAERCARYGMDLLIHPATNGHSNLHDVGRLVRSGRADGLILADTRQNDPRLRVLAEHGLCFIAFGRSAVDVEYAYVDVDGDLGVYTATRYVIERGHRRVAFLGMPLDYSYAIHRRAGYERAMREFGLMLHPDYLTVALTNESDARLAMDQMLSLPEPPTAFVAGSDMLAIYAMSVAAKRGLLAGRDYAIVGFDDLPLAAHTAPPLTTMQQPFDQVCDELIAMFLRVLQNEPGPRQVLLPPRLVVRATA; from the coding sequence ATGTCGAAGCGCACGATCATCGAGATCGCTGAGCGTGTTGGTGTCTCACCTGCCACGGTATCGCGTGCGCTGAACAATGTGCCGGGGGTTGGCCCGCACAAGCGCAGCCAGATCCTGGCGGTGGCGGCCGAGCTGAACTACCACCCCAACGCAATCGCGCGCAGCCTGCAGGGCCAACGCACCAACACCGTGGCGTATGTCGCCGATGTAAGTAACCGCCCGGCCGCCGATCTGCTGTTCAAAGATTTCATTACGGTGCTGGCCGAGCGCTGCGCGCGCTATGGGATGGATCTGCTGATCCACCCCGCCACCAACGGCCATTCGAACCTGCACGACGTGGGCCGGCTGGTGCGCTCGGGCCGCGCCGACGGGCTGATCCTGGCCGATACACGCCAGAACGATCCGCGTCTGCGGGTGCTGGCCGAGCATGGCCTGTGCTTCATCGCCTTCGGCCGCAGCGCTGTTGATGTCGAGTACGCCTATGTCGATGTTGATGGCGATCTGGGGGTCTACACGGCTACGCGCTATGTGATCGAGCGCGGTCACCGCCGGGTTGCATTTCTGGGCATGCCGCTCGACTATTCGTACGCAATCCATCGGCGCGCCGGCTACGAGCGGGCAATGCGCGAGTTTGGGCTGATGCTGCACCCGGACTACCTGACGGTTGCGCTCACGAACGAGAGCGACGCGCGCCTGGCCATGGATCAGATGCTGTCGCTGCCCGAGCCGCCGACTGCCTTTGTGGCTGGTAGCGATATGCTGGCGATCTATGCCATGAGCGTGGCCGCAAAGCGCGGGCTACTGGCCGGCCGCGACTACGCCATCGTCGGCTTCGACGATCTGCCGCTCGCGGCCCATACCGCGCCACCGCTCACCACAATGCAGCAGCCGTTCGACCAGGTGTGCGACGAGCTGATCGCGATGTTCCTGCGCGTGCTCCAGAACGAACCTGGGCCGCGCCAGGTGTTGCTGCCGCCACGGCTCGTGGTGCGGGCGACGGCCTAA